Proteins found in one Amycolatopsis aidingensis genomic segment:
- a CDS encoding threonine ammonia-lyase — translation MDLVTLNDIREAAERIREAVVRTPALPCTWADPRRPLWLKPESLQPVGAFKLRGAYNAIARLDERTRGRGVVAYSSGNHAQAVAYAARHFGIPAHIVMPDVTPQVKIDRTRECGAEVVLVPIGERESAAYELVAERGAVLVPPFDHPDVIAGQGTAGLELIADVPDVDVVLIPVSGGGLASGIGTAIKALSPGVQVIGVEPELAADTREGLAAGTRVDWPVDRRSRTIADGLRSQPSELTFAHLRRVLDGVVTVSEEEIRSAMAVLATRGRLVAEPSGAVALAAYLDHAGELPAGRTATVISGGNVDPTLMVEVLTAHGAPAGR, via the coding sequence GTGGATCTGGTGACTTTGAATGACATCCGCGAGGCGGCCGAGCGGATCCGGGAGGCGGTCGTCCGCACACCGGCGCTGCCCTGCACCTGGGCGGACCCGCGGCGTCCGCTCTGGCTGAAGCCGGAGAGCCTGCAGCCGGTCGGCGCGTTCAAGCTGCGGGGCGCGTACAACGCGATCGCGCGGCTGGACGAGCGGACCCGCGGCCGGGGCGTGGTTGCCTACTCCAGCGGCAACCACGCCCAGGCCGTGGCCTACGCGGCCCGGCATTTCGGCATTCCGGCACATATCGTCATGCCGGACGTGACCCCGCAGGTCAAGATCGACCGGACCAGGGAGTGTGGCGCCGAGGTGGTGCTGGTGCCGATCGGGGAGCGGGAGTCGGCGGCGTACGAGCTGGTGGCCGAACGCGGCGCGGTGCTGGTGCCGCCGTTCGATCACCCGGACGTGATCGCCGGGCAGGGCACCGCGGGCCTGGAGCTGATCGCCGATGTGCCCGATGTGGACGTGGTGCTCATCCCGGTGAGCGGCGGCGGGCTGGCCTCGGGAATCGGAACGGCAATCAAGGCGTTGTCCCCGGGCGTGCAGGTGATCGGGGTGGAGCCGGAACTGGCCGCCGACACGCGGGAGGGCCTTGCGGCCGGTACCCGGGTCGACTGGCCGGTGGACCGGCGCAGCCGGACCATCGCGGACGGGCTGCGCTCGCAGCCTTCCGAGCTGACCTTCGCGCACCTGCGCCGGGTGCTCGACGGGGTGGTGACGGTCAGTGAGGAGGAGATCCGCTCCGCGATGGCCGTGCTGGCCACCCGCGGACGCCTGGTCGCCGAGCCGAGCGGCGCGGTGGCGCTGGCGGCCTATCTGGACCATGCCGGTGAGCTGCCGGCTGGCCGCACCGCGACGGTGATCTCCGGCGGGAACGTCGATCCCACCCTGATGGTGGAAGTGCTCACCGCGCACGGTGCCCCGGCAGGCCGTTAG
- a CDS encoding nitroreductase family deazaflavin-dependent oxidoreductase — MLFGDEHVRRYEETDGEVGHIWENNAPTLILTTTGRKSGQPRKFALIYQEHEGDYVIVASKGGADSHPGWYLNLQANPEVGVQVGADKFTARARTAGPEEKAELWPKMVKVWPSYDDYQEKTDRDIPVVVLERV, encoded by the coding sequence ATGCTGTTCGGTGACGAGCACGTACGCCGGTACGAGGAGACCGACGGTGAGGTCGGGCACATCTGGGAGAACAACGCCCCGACGCTGATCCTCACCACCACTGGGCGCAAGAGCGGCCAGCCGCGCAAGTTCGCGTTGATCTACCAGGAGCACGAGGGGGACTACGTCATCGTGGCCTCCAAGGGCGGGGCCGACTCGCACCCGGGCTGGTACCTGAACCTGCAGGCCAACCCCGAGGTGGGTGTGCAGGTCGGGGCCGATAAGTTCACCGCGCGCGCCCGCACTGCAGGCCCGGAGGAGAAGGCCGAGCTGTGGCCGAAGATGGTCAAGGTGTGGCCGTCCTACGATGACTACCAGGAGAAGACCGATCGGGACATCCCGGTGGTCGTGCTCGAACGCGTGTAG
- a CDS encoding lysophospholipid acyltransferase family protein → MLTRAQAIRLGKRFPRRERGRWFGLAIDLIWPLLVLGTRMRIRGTRHLPERGGVLIASNHLSFADPVTMTLFCLSGRRVPRYLAKAELWETPVVRAVMTSGRHIPVHRGTASVRDAYLGAVTALGAGECVVIFPEGGFSTRDDGWPSKGKPGIGKIALDTGVPVIPVANWGTHDVLPAGRKLPRFFPRRTVNLVAGPPVDLSDLAGSSPSATDAARATRRIMGAVTDLLAEVRAEDPPPA, encoded by the coding sequence GTGCTGACCCGTGCCCAGGCGATCCGCCTCGGCAAGCGATTTCCCCGGCGCGAGCGCGGGCGCTGGTTCGGGCTGGCCATCGACCTGATCTGGCCGCTGCTGGTGCTGGGTACCCGGATGCGGATCCGGGGCACCCGGCACCTGCCGGAGCGCGGGGGAGTGCTGATCGCGTCGAACCACCTGTCCTTCGCCGATCCGGTCACCATGACGCTGTTCTGCCTTTCCGGGCGGAGGGTGCCGCGCTATCTGGCCAAGGCGGAGCTGTGGGAGACGCCGGTGGTGCGCGCGGTGATGACCTCGGGGCGGCATATCCCGGTGCATCGCGGCACGGCCAGCGTGCGGGACGCCTATCTCGGGGCGGTGACCGCGCTCGGCGCCGGGGAGTGCGTGGTGATTTTTCCGGAGGGCGGGTTCTCCACCAGGGACGACGGCTGGCCGAGCAAGGGTAAGCCGGGTATCGGCAAGATCGCGCTGGATACCGGGGTGCCGGTGATCCCGGTGGCGAACTGGGGCACGCACGACGTGCTGCCCGCGGGCCGGAAGCTGCCGCGGTTCTTCCCTCGCCGGACGGTCAACCTGGTTGCCGGGCCGCCGGTCGACCTTTCCGACCTGGCCGGATCGAGCCCGAGCGCCACCGATGCGGCACGGGCGACCAGGCGCATCATGGGCGCGGTGACGGACCTGCTTGCGGAGGTTCGTGCGGAGGACCCACCGCCTGCGTGA